Genomic window (Drosophila albomicans strain 15112-1751.03 chromosome X, ASM965048v2, whole genome shotgun sequence):
ttcttcttcttccaaATCTTCCCCGTCGTCTCCGACATTTATTCAATATAGTCTTTCTGACATGGACAATTTTTAAGAGATCTGACTCTTTGactctatatatagtattggGAACTGACCACGTTTCTTCTCTGTGGTGTATAGTACCTTCCCTAagtccatctctctctctttctctctcttccttcCAAGTCTTCTCAGCAAcctcataaaatattttatactctctTTTTGGCGTTAATGATTTTAAGAGATATTAAATTCTCTTTAGCTTCTCTATAATCCAATCGTACTCTTTCTATATCTATCCCTGTTCCACACCTTAGCTTCCCATAAATCCATCTCTTTCCAactcttttcttcttcttctaagTCTTCCCGTTCCCCTCCCTTTGCCATAAGCTTTATTGTACACTCTATAGCCTCGTTCATTTTTAAGAGATCTCCCGTCTCTTTTCAGCATTATACCTTTCCATAAGTccatccctctctctccctctccctctctttctctctctcggtctACCAAATCTTTCCAGACACCTTCGCCATTTTATTCGCTATACTCTCTCTGTTGATGGCTTTTAGAGATACTACTATTTAATTCCTCTATGAGCAAATATTTCTGTCTCGCTTCAACTCCTCGCCTGACCATAAAcccatctccctctctcattCGCTCTCCAGTCAATATCAATTCTTCAGTCAGTTATAATGTCATTCTTCAACGTGGCGTCTTCTGTGTAAAATCCGTTCGCTGTTTTCAAACCAAGTTTTCCTATTTTCTACGATTATTCACAGCCACTTACAATTTTTAGTTATCCTCAAGTCCTCAGTGATGGTTTTATTATAAGTGTCTTCTTCGGTTAAAGTTTTCATAGCAATTCTTTGCCACGTCGTATGGTTTTGTACGAATTCTTCACATGCTTAAAGTCTTCTGATAGACGCTGCGCAGTTCAGTCTTTTGATTACCCTAGAAATATACAAACTTTCCTTACTCTGTGACTCAACTTTTCCGAACCTTCCAGTACTACTAAGATGAATCCCCTTCCCGGGGCTGCACTACAGCCTGCTCTTCGGTCTTCTAGTCGTCAGTTCTTCAACTCGATCAGTCTAATAACTCTCcctttcttttctgtttttcagCTGTCAATAATAAGCTGCTATTAGCTTTCTCGCTGCGCCAGAACCTGCGATCCCTGATGCAGACGACGTCCAGGGTAGCTGGATCCCATGTGATTCCCTGCCTGCATGGCATACGCTGTCTGACCATCATCTGGATCATCTACGGCCACGACAACATGTTCATGCTGCTCTCACCAAATGTGAACAACTATGAGGTTGTTGCTTGGGCACAAACCCCATATTCGATGATCCTGCAAAGCGGAACAACGTCTGTGGACACCTTCTTCCTCCTGAGCGGCACGCTGCTTGTGATGGCCACACTCCGTGAGCTAGAGCGGTAAGTGAAATGCACCCTGAGCGAGTGATCCCTTGAATAATCCCCTTTGTCTTACAGTCAATCGGGCAAGCTGAACATCCCGTTGATGTATCTGCATCGCATTGTGCGTCTTACCCCAGTTCTCGCTGTCGCTGTGCTGTTCTTTATGACGCTTTTTCCTCGGCTGGACAACGGTCCGCTCTGGCAGCAATTCACCGGCTCCAGCCAACTCTGCAGTGACACCTGGTGGGCCACTATTCTCTACGTGCAGAACTATGCAGCCGCTGGTCGCATGGTAAGTCGCACAACATCGCCATAGATCTTTGGGTTCAGGGGACTAATTCAAGTCTTAAATTTCCACAGTGCTTGGGTCACTCCTGGTACCTCGCAGTAGACATGCAGTTGTTCCTGCTCTCCCCATTGCTCCTTTGGCCACTTTGGCGCTGGCGCCGACGTGCTGCGGGAGGCATCCTGTTGCTTATTGTCCTACTCTTTGCCTGTGTCTTCTGCATTGTTATGTTCAATGATCTGCAGGTGTTTAACCGCAACGGGTAAGTTTTACTCAGACTTTCTGATACTTTCTAACTTGACTTGTTGTCTGCCTACCTCCTTAATTGTCGGAATTCCTGACTGCCGTACTTCCTGACTCTAAGGCGATCCATAAAATTCTGTCTAGATTTCTCACTCTTTTTCCGTCTTTAACTTTGAGTTCACTCATCGCCTTACAAAATTCCTGACTTTCTGTCATATTTCCGACTTCCTGACCATCATACAGTTCCCAACTTTTTGGCTTCACTTCCCGTCTGAATTCCTGACTGCTGCACTTCCTGACTCTCAGACGGTTCCTAAAATGCTGTCAGCACTTCTGACCCTCTGACCGTCCTTGACTTTCTGAATTGATTTCGTGACAGTCGGAATTTCTGACTCTCTGTCATATTCCTGTCTTCGTGTCTATCATACAGTTCCCAACTTTCTGACTTCATTCCTAGGCCTTCTTACTCGTCGGCTTCTTGACACTTGTTttatcacacacactctatctctctctattcCATCAGCAACCTGGGTGAAGACTCTCCACAGATGCGGATGATCTACTACACGACGCACGCTCGTGCTACGCCCTGGCTGATTGGTCTACTCTTCGGTTACTTTCTGCACAACGAGAAGGGCAGACGTCGTCAACTGCCCTGGTGGCTGGTGCTGCTTCTCTGGCTGGTCTCCATCACCCTCATGTGTCTCGTCATCTGGATTGTCTATCCGTTCACGCAGCCAAATGCGGAGGCGATTACGCCCCTCGCTGGCGCCTTTTACATCTGCTGCAGTCGCATTGTGTGGTCCGTGGGTCTGTGCTGGCTTATCTGGGCGTGCCACAGCGGACTGGGAGGTGTGATCAATACGCTGCTCAGCTGGTCCTTCTGGCAGCCCATCTCGAAGCTCTCTTATTGCCTCTACATTTGGCATCTGCTCATCGAGACAATTAACACAGCTCGCATACGCACAAGTCAGCACTTTTCCAACTACGATGCGGTGAGTTAATGACTTTTGTCTCTTCTCGTAGCTTTCTGATTACTTATGATTTCTTTGCTTGCAGATCCTACGCTTCTGGTCGGACTTTGGCATCACCATTCTAGTGGCGATGTTTATGTTTCTTTTCGTGGAAACACCTTTTGTGCGACTGGAAATGCAATTGCTTTCATCGCTACGCGACCGGCAGAAATCACCTGCAGCGCCTCAGGCGCCAAATGCAGCCACGTCCACAGTTAATCTGAGTGTGATTACAGCGCCATCTAGCGTCTCGCAGCAAAACCTAGTCGAAGCCTAAGTGCCTCTCATCCAAACGAAGCCAATGACAGCAGCTGGAGCATCGATGAGCTGGAACTCATCACAAGATATTCACATAGTATTCACATTGTCATAGGCAATAAACCTAAGTATAACGATAGCAAATGGATAATTCTGTTTAATGTTGGGTGAACTTCAGGGTATATATTAATTGTGTCAATTTATATCACAACTTACAGTTGCATTTCTCTCATAATTCTGTCTTATTCTTCCAGTTCAGCTACGTTTCAGCATCTGGCAGAATTATCTTTACTTGATTGCAGGGTCTTCCTTAGCATATAATATTCTGTTGATTTTCAGACGTGATTTTGAACTGGctgtcaataaaaatttagCAGATAAAAAGATAATTCATTAAAGGATATTGTTGAGAACGCATGA
Coding sequences:
- the LOC117572523 gene encoding nose resistant to fluoxetine protein 6 — its product is MEQGQGQGQGQVQGQGQGRLALGKGKGTQGQQQGLLTLGVLLLLLVPAQTKGYSQQELLTWLQRSNFGYQVLQQAHNETVLSPSIDKNDVLCVAQVRLLLQAAETKSLPALKLLDAWGKFPHGLLYGHFSDMGNYDACLKLPEQMQQGSITQSKYCLAHIQFESLLPQAMETLSVQIGTCIPATCRATLLNRWLGEYLKELFEDAEAMPQTAMVVEENCSLEQSEPLTGLDWFAIALLVIIVLVVLLGTMCDYTQAVNNKLLLAFSLRQNLRSLMQTTSRVAGSHVIPCLHGIRCLTIIWIIYGHDNMFMLLSPNVNNYEVVAWAQTPYSMILQSGTTSVDTFFLLSGTLLVMATLRELERQSGKLNIPLMYLHRIVRLTPVLAVAVLFFMTLFPRLDNGPLWQQFTGSSQLCSDTWWATILYVQNYAAAGRMCLGHSWYLAVDMQLFLLSPLLLWPLWRWRRRAAGGILLLIVLLFACVFCIVMFNDLQVFNRNGNLGEDSPQMRMIYYTTHARATPWLIGLLFGYFLHNEKGRRRQLPWWLVLLLWLVSITLMCLVIWIVYPFTQPNAEAITPLAGAFYICCSRIVWSVGLCWLIWACHSGLGGVINTLLSWSFWQPISKLSYCLYIWHLLIETINTARIRTSQHFSNYDAILRFWSDFGITILVAMFMFLFVETPFVRLEMQLLSSLRDRQKSPAAPQAPNAATSTVNLSVITAPSSVSQQNLVEA